In Micromonospora sp. LH3U1, one genomic interval encodes:
- a CDS encoding porin PorA family protein — MKLRVGAALFGLGVLLLVFAAGLPFYVAPAVTKLPYDLEPTTSVAEAKNAKFLKITASGSSVSIEVPQGDLVSNVEVIPQPDDTKDRLPKELKGDAVIWDVYQTVRRTDNQDVVSQYSTELALYRISGAAAPWKEQWLNETGADKTPVGNVSYSGQIYKFPFGTAKRDYQIFDRDLKRATAAKFVGTEKIKGVEAYRFEQRIENEVLATPESSLQTLVAKFAPGATSGEIVYSNTRTVWVDPVTGSYVNVREQQHKELRPNTGSPTVLLDADFNYTDDTVSRSVQTVKDNRFKIGLISFWGPIAAGVLGLIALVVGVWLVTRPQGGAARHRADPPAVAPVADPTPTRVDQEPVRDTDTVEQPKSQPVGGPLTDEIPPASTNWKSEDPTVPTQRPAPGEVEQR; from the coding sequence GTGAAGCTTCGCGTGGGCGCCGCGCTCTTTGGGCTCGGCGTCTTATTGCTGGTCTTCGCGGCCGGGCTGCCGTTCTACGTGGCCCCTGCCGTGACCAAGCTCCCCTATGATCTTGAACCAACGACGTCCGTCGCCGAGGCGAAGAACGCGAAGTTCCTGAAGATCACCGCAAGCGGAAGTTCAGTGAGCATCGAGGTTCCGCAGGGCGATCTGGTGTCCAACGTCGAGGTCATTCCGCAGCCCGACGACACGAAGGACCGGCTGCCCAAGGAGCTCAAGGGCGACGCGGTGATCTGGGACGTCTACCAGACGGTCAGGCGTACCGACAACCAGGATGTGGTCAGCCAGTACAGCACTGAGCTGGCTCTCTACCGGATCTCCGGTGCCGCCGCTCCGTGGAAGGAGCAGTGGCTCAACGAGACCGGGGCGGACAAGACCCCGGTCGGCAACGTGAGTTACTCCGGCCAGATCTACAAGTTCCCGTTCGGCACTGCCAAGCGGGACTACCAGATCTTCGACCGTGACCTGAAGCGGGCCACCGCGGCGAAGTTCGTCGGCACCGAGAAGATCAAGGGCGTCGAGGCGTACCGCTTCGAGCAGCGGATCGAGAACGAGGTGCTGGCCACCCCGGAGAGCAGCCTCCAGACGCTTGTCGCCAAGTTCGCACCGGGCGCCACCAGCGGTGAGATCGTCTACAGCAACACCCGGACGGTCTGGGTCGACCCGGTGACCGGCTCCTACGTGAACGTACGGGAACAGCAGCACAAGGAGTTGCGCCCGAACACCGGCTCCCCCACGGTGCTGCTGGACGCGGACTTCAACTACACCGACGACACGGTCAGTCGTAGTGTCCAGACGGTCAAGGACAACCGCTTCAAGATCGGCCTGATCAGTTTCTGGGGCCCGATCGCCGCCGGTGTCCTCGGTCTGATCGCCCTCGTCGTCGGCGTGTGGCTGGTGACCCGACCCCAGGGCGGTGCCGCCCGGCACCGCGCCGATCCGCCGGCCGTCGCTCCGGTTGCCGACCCGACTCCAACCCGAGTGGACCAGGAGCCGGTACGCGACACGGACACCGTCGAGCAGCCCAAGTCCCAGCCTGTGGGCGGTCCACTGACCGACGAGATCCCGCCGGCGTCGACGAACTGGAAGTCCGAGGACCCGACGGTGCCGACCCAGCGTCCGGCGCCCGGCGAGGTGGAGCAGCGCTAA
- a CDS encoding DUF6114 domain-containing protein encodes MTTANPSHTRPGGTTQAWHSFRRWQRSRPFWGGLFIILAGVEMFASTRLTLNGLSFHSGATGLVSLLIPVILVTCGVLLWLSPAQRPFYSVIAAFTAIYSLIGLNLGGFFVGLLLGMVGSALSFAWTPTRPAPPTTQQADVEQADVEQADVEQADVEQADVEQADVEQADVERVGHPTVQASDESAPPELPGRSADPRVFGIALVVLGLAAAGLAIQPRAVQAAPGRPAATPCPTPSRAVTPSPSRSAAAPTPSPSPSPTRGGNVITDILDGIGDLLTGGRRSETATPSTSPTATPSTPPTGTPTTRPGSCPSPTPGKPGMPGRPGPEKPGTVEPGKPLPRIAADPDLPTVAQTPSKLTGSSVRMTGLRFEGITDLQTEKGTVKVLKFSMKEAVTADFLLSADGPQGRTQRYATDNLTVSGNVAFYCTRFVGKLAGIKITLTPELPFPDGLPVTLPIPVTFTDPVIDLAYVTSDKLTARPALELTLG; translated from the coding sequence GTGACAACCGCGAACCCGTCCCACACCCGGCCCGGCGGGACGACCCAGGCATGGCACAGCTTCCGTCGCTGGCAGCGGAGCCGGCCGTTCTGGGGTGGCCTGTTCATCATCCTGGCCGGGGTGGAGATGTTCGCCTCCACTCGGTTGACGCTCAACGGCCTGAGCTTCCACAGCGGGGCCACCGGTCTGGTGTCGCTGCTGATCCCGGTCATCCTGGTGACCTGCGGGGTGCTGCTCTGGCTCAGCCCGGCGCAGCGGCCGTTCTATTCGGTCATCGCGGCGTTCACCGCGATCTACTCGCTGATCGGGCTCAACCTCGGCGGCTTCTTCGTCGGACTGCTACTCGGCATGGTCGGCAGCGCGCTTTCCTTCGCCTGGACGCCGACTCGCCCCGCACCCCCCACCACGCAACAGGCCGACGTCGAGCAGGCCGACGTCGAGCAGGCTGACGTCGAGCAGGCTGACGTCGAGCAGGCTGACGTCGAGCAGGCTGACGTCGAGCAGGCTGACGTCGAGCGGGTGGGCCACCCGACGGTCCAGGCGTCCGACGAGAGTGCCCCGCCCGAGTTGCCGGGGCGTTCCGCCGATCCACGTGTCTTCGGCATCGCGCTCGTGGTGCTCGGCCTGGCCGCCGCCGGCCTGGCCATCCAACCCCGGGCGGTGCAGGCAGCCCCGGGACGACCCGCAGCGACCCCCTGTCCCACCCCGTCCCGGGCCGTCACTCCATCGCCCAGCCGCAGCGCCGCCGCGCCAACGCCGAGCCCGAGCCCCAGCCCGACGCGGGGCGGCAACGTGATCACCGACATTCTGGACGGGATCGGCGATCTGCTCACGGGCGGACGTCGCAGCGAGACCGCGACGCCGTCAACCAGCCCGACCGCCACGCCCTCGACGCCGCCGACCGGCACGCCGACGACCCGCCCCGGCAGCTGCCCGTCGCCGACCCCGGGTAAGCCGGGCATGCCGGGCAGGCCGGGACCCGAGAAGCCGGGCACGGTGGAGCCGGGCAAGCCGCTGCCGCGAATCGCCGCCGATCCGGACCTGCCGACGGTGGCTCAGACACCGTCCAAGCTCACCGGATCGTCGGTGCGGATGACCGGGCTGCGGTTCGAGGGGATCACCGACCTGCAGACCGAGAAGGGCACCGTCAAGGTTCTGAAGTTCTCCATGAAGGAGGCCGTGACCGCCGACTTCCTGCTGAGCGCGGACGGTCCCCAGGGGCGCACCCAGCGGTACGCGACCGACAACCTGACCGTCAGCGGAAACGTGGCCTTCTACTGCACCCGGTTCGTCGGGAAATTGGCCGGCATCAAGATCACGCTGACCCCGGAACTGCCGTTCCCGGACGGCCTCCCGGTCACCCTGCCCATTCCGGTTACGTTCACCGACCCGGTCATCGACCTGGCGTACGTCACCAGTGACAAGCTGACCGCCCGACCGGCGTTGGAGCTGACCCTCGGCTGA
- a CDS encoding acyltransferase family protein — protein MSTAAAPTVPEHSVTGRLPALDALRAIGAVAVVGHHVGFQTAVTMNTTWGGWLARLDVGVAIFFVLSGFLLFRPWALSAATGRARPRARRYLWRRALRILPAYWLAVLVCLIVLPDNRPASAGDWVRHLTFTQIYQPGQLRYGLSQTWSLATEVAFYLILPLIAVLAVGRSWRPIRTVVIVSGGVLLTAGWLTLMGFGWLDRGLHTMWLPSYAAWFSAGMALAAAHVALRTGTAPAAFRVLDDLASAPVACWAAAVGLMAIATTPIAGPRDLTGPTAVEFGTKLALYLAIATLILIPVAFGGPTRIKEVFGSASARWLGAVSYGLFLWHPLVIELIYLLDDRPLFTGGLLNTFALTMVFGLAYAAASYYGVERPLQLLGSQWGRRPAGRGPASGSSTVHGATPGASPVTVGPGTTPAPTVGTSP, from the coding sequence ATGTCCACAGCCGCCGCGCCAACAGTTCCGGAGCATTCGGTAACTGGCCGACTCCCCGCCCTCGATGCGCTGCGAGCGATCGGCGCCGTGGCGGTCGTCGGTCACCACGTCGGGTTCCAGACCGCCGTCACCATGAACACCACATGGGGCGGCTGGCTGGCTCGACTGGATGTCGGCGTCGCCATCTTCTTCGTACTCTCCGGGTTCCTGCTGTTCCGGCCGTGGGCCCTCAGTGCTGCGACGGGACGGGCCCGACCGCGCGCCCGGCGATACCTCTGGCGGCGGGCCCTACGGATCCTGCCCGCCTACTGGCTGGCGGTGCTGGTGTGCCTGATCGTCCTGCCAGACAATCGGCCAGCGTCCGCCGGTGACTGGGTTCGCCACCTGACCTTCACCCAGATCTACCAGCCCGGCCAGTTGCGCTATGGGCTCAGCCAGACCTGGAGTCTCGCCACCGAGGTCGCGTTCTATCTGATCCTGCCGCTGATCGCCGTGCTCGCCGTGGGCCGGTCGTGGCGTCCCATCCGCACCGTGGTGATCGTCAGCGGGGGTGTGCTGCTGACCGCGGGGTGGCTCACCCTGATGGGATTCGGCTGGCTCGACAGAGGTCTGCACACCATGTGGCTCCCGTCGTACGCGGCCTGGTTCAGCGCCGGAATGGCACTGGCGGCGGCGCACGTCGCCCTGCGCACCGGGACCGCGCCCGCCGCCTTCCGCGTACTGGACGACCTCGCCTCGGCGCCGGTCGCCTGCTGGGCGGCGGCAGTCGGCCTGATGGCGATCGCGACGACTCCCATCGCCGGCCCCCGCGACCTCACCGGTCCCACGGCCGTCGAGTTCGGCACCAAGCTGGCCCTCTACCTCGCGATCGCGACGCTGATCCTGATCCCGGTGGCCTTCGGTGGGCCGACCCGGATCAAGGAGGTCTTCGGCAGCGCTTCCGCCCGCTGGCTCGGTGCCGTCTCGTACGGGCTGTTCCTGTGGCACCCGCTGGTCATCGAACTCATCTACCTGCTCGACGACCGACCGCTCTTCACCGGCGGGCTGCTCAACACCTTCGCCCTCACCATGGTCTTCGGTCTGGCGTACGCCGCGGCCAGCTACTACGGCGTCGAGCGGCCCCTGCAACTACTCGGCTCGCAGTGGGGCCGTCGGCCGGCCGGGCGCGGACCGGCCTCGGGATCGTCCACCGTCCACGGGGCCACCCCGGGCGCTTCGCCCGTCACGGTGGGGCCGGGCACCACGCCGGCACCAACCGTGGGCACCTCGCCCTGA
- a CDS encoding DUF6230 family protein, whose protein sequence is MQDRFDSQGRTRWWRFAAMMVPATAAAGAILFGMSTGAIASDITVSGQTFKIGADRLEGDGFKQYGGVVREKGEGGKVHPMAVAEISSAELYNLCQSVRSDLPGLPVVLTINAGEGKEPARAKDLLIAMDSLDGNATFTNIKIGRDATDLNPTAQAGSFGQNSDHVTITNLQQVSRYTTAATFNLVGLRLKVNVGDDAKGKECF, encoded by the coding sequence GTGCAGGATCGGTTTGACAGTCAGGGTCGTACCCGGTGGTGGCGGTTCGCCGCCATGATGGTGCCCGCGACGGCAGCCGCCGGTGCCATCCTGTTTGGAATGTCGACCGGCGCGATCGCGTCCGACATCACGGTCTCCGGCCAGACGTTCAAGATCGGCGCCGATCGCCTGGAGGGCGACGGTTTCAAGCAGTACGGCGGCGTCGTCCGCGAGAAGGGCGAGGGCGGCAAGGTCCACCCGATGGCCGTCGCCGAGATCAGCAGCGCCGAGCTGTACAACCTCTGCCAGTCCGTCCGCTCGGACCTGCCGGGCCTGCCGGTGGTGCTCACCATCAACGCCGGTGAGGGCAAGGAGCCCGCCCGCGCCAAGGACCTGTTGATCGCGATGGACTCGCTCGACGGCAACGCGACCTTCACCAACATCAAGATCGGCCGAGACGCCACCGACCTGAACCCGACGGCGCAGGCCGGCTCGTTCGGCCAGAACTCCGACCACGTCACCATCACCAACCTGCAGCAGGTGTCCCGCTACACCACGGCGGCCACCTTCAACCTGGTCGGCCTTCGGCTGAAGGTCAACGTGGGCGACGACGCCAAGGGCAAGGAGTGCTTCTGA
- a CDS encoding class I SAM-dependent methyltransferase: MNLDDVRRDWTKLGAEDPLWAVLVQPGKRGGRWDVEEFLATGRADVEETTGWLRQLGLPTRWGRVLDFGCGAGRLSQALAPHADEVVGVDIAPPMLETARRLNRSAGNIRFVLNDAPDLSQFPDGHFDLVYSALVLQHLPRPAIDHYLAEFLRVLRPGGIAVVGLPTEPARTAKGIVWQVAPFRLISWAQRHLLNYPAAMNMTAISQADVVRLMAAYGGDIVGQWRDLRYSEDWVSTRYAVRRA, encoded by the coding sequence GTGAATCTGGACGACGTACGGCGCGACTGGACCAAGCTCGGGGCTGAAGATCCACTCTGGGCCGTGCTCGTGCAGCCCGGCAAGCGCGGCGGACGGTGGGACGTCGAGGAGTTCCTGGCCACCGGCCGCGCCGACGTCGAGGAGACGACTGGCTGGCTTCGCCAGCTCGGCCTGCCCACCCGCTGGGGGCGAGTGCTCGACTTCGGCTGCGGAGCCGGGCGGCTGTCGCAGGCGCTCGCTCCGCACGCGGACGAGGTCGTCGGTGTGGACATCGCTCCGCCCATGCTGGAGACCGCCCGACGACTGAACCGGAGCGCAGGGAACATCCGGTTCGTCCTCAACGACGCGCCGGACCTGAGCCAGTTCCCCGACGGCCACTTCGACCTGGTCTACAGCGCCCTGGTGTTGCAGCACCTGCCGCGCCCCGCCATCGACCACTATCTGGCCGAGTTCCTGCGGGTGTTGCGGCCAGGCGGCATCGCTGTCGTGGGGTTGCCGACCGAGCCGGCGCGTACGGCCAAGGGCATCGTCTGGCAGGTAGCGCCCTTCCGCCTGATCAGCTGGGCACAGCGCCACCTGCTCAACTATCCGGCGGCGATGAACATGACGGCCATCTCGCAGGCCGACGTGGTGCGGCTGATGGCCGCATACGGCGGGGACATCGTCGGGCAGTGGCGCGATCTGCGGTACAGCGAAGACTGGGTCTCCACGCGGTACGCGGTACGCCGCGCCTAG
- a CDS encoding glycosyltransferase family 4 protein, producing the protein MPGHVLFLNWRDTRNPEGGGSEVYVERIAAELVARGFRATLFCAAHSQAPADEVNEAGVRLVRRGGRHTVYLWAALCYVAGALGVGPLSTRRGGRPDILVDVCNGLPFLAPLWARRPVVKLIHHVHREQWPVVLPQWAARFGWWVESSLAVRVYQRCRYVTVSEATRRELAVLGVPPEQVAVVHNGTPELPRTDAERSTFPLLVTLNRLVPHKRVEVALRAVAALADELPQLRLVVAGQGWWESHLRELAAELNISERVDFRGFVTEEEKAALLASAWVALTPSLKEGWGLTIVEAGSAGTPTVAFRQAGGVAEAVVDGRTGLLADDIDDYLAKVRTLLHDDELRREMGAQAREHAASFTWKVAGGRFAALLEGAESPRPVQQRGEPSYLTP; encoded by the coding sequence ATGCCCGGACACGTGCTGTTCCTCAACTGGCGAGACACCCGTAACCCCGAGGGTGGCGGTTCCGAGGTGTACGTGGAACGGATCGCCGCCGAGCTGGTGGCGCGCGGTTTCCGCGCCACCCTCTTCTGCGCCGCCCACAGCCAGGCTCCCGCCGACGAGGTCAACGAGGCGGGCGTACGGCTGGTCCGGCGCGGCGGCCGACACACCGTCTACCTCTGGGCGGCGCTCTGCTACGTGGCCGGCGCGCTGGGCGTTGGCCCGCTGTCGACCCGCCGGGGCGGCCGGCCCGACATCCTGGTCGACGTCTGCAACGGGCTGCCGTTCCTCGCCCCGCTGTGGGCGCGGCGCCCGGTGGTCAAGCTGATCCACCACGTGCATCGCGAGCAGTGGCCGGTGGTCCTGCCACAGTGGGCCGCCCGGTTCGGCTGGTGGGTCGAGTCGTCGCTGGCCGTACGCGTCTACCAGCGATGCCGGTACGTCACCGTCTCCGAGGCCACCCGCCGAGAGCTGGCCGTGCTCGGCGTACCGCCGGAGCAGGTCGCCGTGGTGCACAACGGCACCCCGGAACTGCCCCGCACCGACGCCGAACGGTCGACGTTCCCCCTGCTCGTGACGTTGAACCGGCTGGTGCCCCACAAGCGGGTGGAGGTGGCGCTGCGGGCGGTCGCAGCCCTCGCCGACGAGCTGCCTCAACTGCGGCTGGTCGTCGCCGGCCAGGGCTGGTGGGAGTCGCACCTGCGCGAGCTCGCTGCGGAGCTGAACATCTCCGAGCGGGTGGATTTCCGGGGCTTCGTGACGGAGGAGGAGAAGGCCGCCCTGCTCGCCTCGGCCTGGGTCGCCCTCACCCCGTCACTGAAGGAAGGTTGGGGTCTGACGATTGTGGAGGCAGGTTCGGCGGGCACGCCAACGGTGGCGTTCCGTCAGGCAGGCGGTGTTGCCGAAGCGGTCGTCGACGGGCGCACCGGCCTACTGGCCGACGACATCGACGATTACCTGGCGAAGGTGCGCACGCTTCTGCACGACGATGAGCTGCGGCGCGAGATGGGCGCGCAGGCCCGGGAGCATGCGGCGAGCTTCACCTGGAAGGTTGCGGGTGGGCGCTTCGCGGCCCTGCTGGAGGGTGCGGAGTCGCCCCGCCCAGTGCAGCAGCGGGGCGAACCGTCCTACCTGACGCCGTAA